Proteins encoded in a region of the Antedon mediterranea chromosome 2, ecAntMedi1.1, whole genome shotgun sequence genome:
- the LOC140041188 gene encoding uncharacterized protein, translating to MFTLPNLFDQESDGNKGKSGDIHPHPGPELMHRNKSQHIGNGNSTKNTCESCAKTARSNQKCLICCECHHIFHIKCIPMSSDSYVFYQDNPWACNICSLPQLSDSFFDNSLNNNNSILSLASSNTSTDSSIFETNLIQVALFNARSVVNKIEEFHARIAIDELDILIVTETWLDSSIDSTELFPDSFVVYRKDRSRHGGGVLLALKNAFKSSIVDFPTNIEVKIIEITVNNNFNVLICAVYRPPSSNDDWLNQFHDVVDFILSILHKYCGVILTGDFNYDYGVDSPLVYKKFKEIIAPLDTIQFVDFFTRVSNTKSSIIDLVLCNNPDIVCNFRSHPGLSTSDHLGVYFNINARCSKVKPVDRYYYQYSKCDHDDLFTTLGAVPWGLCLEQSDCEEMWENFKDLFLATINDCIPKVKSKKRNRPAWITQEMVTMARKKKRMLKEAHRHPHNLNKMDKYRKFSNKLRNLTKKAHLQYIRKLSVACVNGDSKRFFSYVKTRRKTGQVKNFVFNGIPLVSDIDAVNAFSTFFASNFNEPNRNFNVNHEICNCVHPDIVPLNNINITEKTIFEALLSLKPNKSPGPDGITPKMLSMSAPIIAPVLCKMFNKFLTDGFVPKDWKLANVTPIFKSGNRNDVNNYRPISLCSIIGKVFERIIADNILFHLQFFGFISPTQHGFYPGRSCVTQASALYHDWSQTMDVRQPPVIDAIFLDWEKAFDRVPHDLVIKKLHNMGVCGSLLKCLHSFLSDRFQRVVLNKEHSDWDRVGSGVPQGSVLGPLLFNLFVYDLPLNTSSVMKQYADDTVIYKPVFSRHDALTLQQDLCKISKWCEDNKMKLNAKKCKVMHITRKRNYIPHFIYTIESNPLEAVNSHKYLGINFSRDLTWSAHVNDVSMKSMRMLGFIKRFVGFNDTEILLRLFNALCRPVIEYGAPVWDPHQKQHNIAINKSLRRVTKLCVEGDFTDRLKILNLPDMKRGQWLMTVYPGKL from the exons ATGTTTACATTGCCGAATCTATTTGATCAGGAATCAGATGGGAATAAAGGAAAAAG TGGCGACATTCATCCTCACCCAGGCCCAGAGCTGATGCATAGGAACAAGAGCCAGCATATTGGAAACGGTAATAGTACGAAGAATACATGTGAATCTTGCGCTAAAACGGCGAGAAGCAATCAAAAATGTCTGATTTGCTGTGAATGTCATCACATATTTCATATCAAGTGCATACCTATGAGCAGCGATAGTTATGTGTTTTATCAAGATAATCCATGGGCGTGTAACATCTGCTCCCTACCACAACTATCGGACTCATTTTTTGACAACTCATTgaacaacaacaacagtatATTGTCACTTGCATCCAGCAATACATCAACTGATTCTTCCATCTTTGAAACTAACCTTATTCAAGTTGCTTTATTTAACGCCAGAAGTGTGGTGAATAAGATCGAAGAATTCCATGCGCGTATCGCAATTGATGAATTGGATATCTTGATTGTCACAGAAACGTGGCTGGACTCCTCTATTGATAGTACGGAACTGTTTCCAGACTCATTCGTTGTGTACAGAAAAGACCGTTCAAGACACGGTGGTGGTGTTCTGTTAGCTTTGAAGAACGCATTTAAATCCTCTATTGTTGACTTTCCTACTAACATTGAGgtcaaaattattgaaataactgtaaataacaattttaacgtTTTAATATGTGCTGTTTATAGGCCACCGAGTTCAAATGACGATTGGCTCAATCAATTCCACGATGTCGTTGATTTTATCCTTTCTATTTTACATAAGTACTGTGGTGTAATTTTAACTGGtgattttaattatgattacGGTGTTGATAGTCCCTTAGTttataagaaatttaaagaaattattgcTCCACTTGATACCATacaatttgttgatttttttactCGTGTATCTAACACCAAAAGTAGCATTATTGATCTGGTCTTGTGCAATAACCCTGACATTGTATGTAATTTCAGAAGTCATCCCGGTCTCAGTACAAGTGACCACCTTGgggtttattttaatattaacgcTAGATGCAGTAAAGTTAAACCTGTAGatagatattattatcaatatagtAAATGTGACCATGACGATCTTTTTACAACGTTGGGGGCGGTTCCTTGGGGACTGTGCCTGGAACAATCAGACTGTGAGGAAATGTGGGAAAATTTTAAAGACCTCTTTCTCGCCACTATCAACGATTGTATCCCTAAAgtcaaaagtaaaaaaagaaaCAGGCCAGCTTGGATAACTCAAGAAATGGTTACCATGGCTCGTAAAAAGAAACGAATGCTAAAAGAGGCTCATCGTCATCCTCATAACCTAAATAAGATGGACAAATATAGAaagtttagtaataaattaagaAACCTAACAAAAAAAGCTCATTTACAATATATTAGGAAATTAAGTGTCGCCTGTGTAAATGGTGACTCCAAACGTTTTTTTAGTTATGTTAAGACAAGGCGTAAGACTGGACAAGTcaaaaactttgtttttaatggtaTACCCTTGGTTTCCGATATCGATGCGGTAAATGCATTTTCCACATTCTTTGCGTCAAACTTTAACGAACCTAATCGTAATTTCAATGTTAACCATGAGATCTGTAATTGTGTTCACCCAGATATTGTTCcccttaataacattaatattactgAAAAAACTATTTTCGAGGCTCTATTGTCATTGAAACCCAACAAATCCCCTGGACCAGACGGGATTACACCTAAAATGTTATCCATGTCAGCTCCAATTATTGCCCCAGTGTTGTGCAAAATGTTTAACAAGTTCTTAACGGATGGCTTTGTACCAAAAGATTGGAAACTCGCAAATGTCACTCCTATTTTTAAGTCAGGTAATCGTAACGATGTTAATAATTATCGACCCATATCGCTATGTTCTATTATAGGTAAGGTTTTTGAACGTATTATAGCAGATAACATTCTTTTTCATCTTCAATTTTTTGGATTTATAAGTCCCACGCAACACGGGTTTTATCCAGGTAGATCGTGTGTTACACAGGCCTCAGCGTTATATCATGATTGGTCACAAACAATGGATGTTAGACAACCTCCTGTAATTGATGCAATATTCCTTGATTGGGAGAAGGCCTTTGACCGTGTTCCCCATGATTTAGTAATCAAGAAACTGCACAACATGGGAGTATGTGGATCTCTCCTAAAGTGTCTTCACTCCTTTCTCAGTGACAGATTCCAACGTGTTGTTCTTAACAAGGAGCATTCTGATTGGGATAGAGTGGGCTCGGGTGTTCCTCAGGGATCAGTGTTAGGCCCGCTTCTATTTAATCTCTTTGTTTATGACCTACCTCTAAATACCTCTTCTGTTATGAAGCAGTATGCAGATGATACTGTAATTTATAAACCTGTATTCAGTCGTCATGATGCACTTACCTTACAACAGGATCTTTGTAAAATTTCCAAATGGTGTGaggataataaaatgaaattaaatgcaaaGAAGTGTAAAGTCATGCACATAACTAGGAAACGTAATTATATCcctcattttatttatacaatcgaATCCAATCCCCTTGAAGCTGTTAATTCACATAAATATCTTGGTATTAACTTCTCACGTGATTTAACATGGTCTGCTCACGTTAATGATGTATCGATGAAATCAATGAGAATGCTTGGGTTTATCAAACGGTTTGTAGGTTTCAATGACACCGAAATTTTACTACGACTTTTTAATGCACTATGTCGACCTGTTATTGAATATGGTGCTCCTGTGTGGGATCCAcatcaaaaacaacataatatagcTATTAACAAGTCATTAAGACGGGTTACTAAATTGTGTGTTGAAGGCGATTTCACTGACAGGCTTAAGATACTAAATTTACCAGATATG AAACGAGGGCAATGGCTTATgacggtttatccaggtaaattATAG
- the LOC140040046 gene encoding large ribosomal subunit protein uL23m-like isoform X1 produces the protein MANISRKYPLYVAGNPQLRIFFPKFWMKIVKWKESRPVPPNVVTFNCSVEMTKFDIQNYLEKIYGVEVAQVNTFIKYVSLARDHRNRRYKPKDDFKVAFVTLAGEQTFTFPDLFPEKESEEDKLIEELKEKQKESELELKQRGGVPSWFGI, from the exons ATGGCAAATATATCTAGAAA ATATCCGTTATATGTGGCTGGGAATCCACAACTCCGGATATTTTTCCCAAAGTTTTGGATGAAGATTGTGAAATGGAAAGAAAGCAGACCTGTGCCTCCAAATGTCGTTACATTTAATTGTTCTGTAGA AATGACAAAGTTTGATATTCAAAATTACCTGGAGAAAATTTACGGTGTGGAAGTTGCGCAAGTGAACACCTTCATTAAGTACGTGAGCTTAGCACGTGATCATCGTAATAGGAGATACAAACCGAAGGATGATTTTAAAGTTGCATTTGTTACACTG GCTGGAGAACAGACGTTTACTTTCCCGGATTTATTCCCAGAGAAAGAATCGGAAGAAGATAAATTGATTGaggaattaaaagaaaaacaaaaagaaagtgAACTAGAATTAAAGCAACGTGGTGGCGTACCAAGCTGGTTTGGTATATGA
- the LOC140040046 gene encoding large ribosomal subunit protein uL23m-like isoform X2 yields MKIVKWKESRPVPPNVVTFNCSVEMTKFDIQNYLEKIYGVEVAQVNTFIKYVSLARDHRNRRYKPKDDFKVAFVTLAGEQTFTFPDLFPEKESEEDKLIEELKEKQKESELELKQRGGVPSWFGI; encoded by the exons ATGAAGATTGTGAAATGGAAAGAAAGCAGACCTGTGCCTCCAAATGTCGTTACATTTAATTGTTCTGTAGA AATGACAAAGTTTGATATTCAAAATTACCTGGAGAAAATTTACGGTGTGGAAGTTGCGCAAGTGAACACCTTCATTAAGTACGTGAGCTTAGCACGTGATCATCGTAATAGGAGATACAAACCGAAGGATGATTTTAAAGTTGCATTTGTTACACTG GCTGGAGAACAGACGTTTACTTTCCCGGATTTATTCCCAGAGAAAGAATCGGAAGAAGATAAATTGATTGaggaattaaaagaaaaacaaaaagaaagtgAACTAGAATTAAAGCAACGTGGTGGCGTACCAAGCTGGTTTGGTATATGA
- the LOC140040045 gene encoding NADH dehydrogenase [ubiquinone] 1 beta subcomplex subunit 8, mitochondrial-like yields MALAGRFSKLFRLSLLKNVRVSQKACMSSDSFFGDSSKRGMPKLYPKTEADRIAAAKKYNIRLEDYEPYADDGIGWGDYPKFDKVHQDSRNPHADWDFPEERRNFGDVLHIEEDFLKRYTPNTTKTMKYSRKQQAGMFFGFLGIILFIYYLGYLFKWFLPAVPKQYPENNKVIPNQGVIASHGKTHYKF; encoded by the exons ATGGCGCTAGCCGGTCGATTCTCCAAGTTATTTCGTCTTTCTTTGCTGAAAAATGTCCGTGTATCCCAAAAAGCATGCATGA GTTCAGATTCATTTTTTGGAGACAGCTCCAAAAGAGGAATGCCTAAACTTTATCCCAAGACAGAAGCTGACAGAATTGCAGCTGCCAAGAAGTACAACATACGACTAGAAGATTACGAACCTTATGCAGATGATGGAATAGGTTGGGGAGATTATCCAAAGTTTGATAAAGTTCATCAGGATTCTAGAAATCCTCATGCTGACTGGGATTTCCCAGAGGAAAGAAGAAATTTTGGAGATGTt TTACACATAGAAGAAGATTTTCTTAAAAGATACACACCTAATACtacaaaaacaatgaaatattCAAG GAAACAACAGGCTGGCATGTTTTTTGGTTTTCTTGGAATTATTCTCTTCATTTATTATCTTGGATATTTATTCAAGTGGTTTTTACCTGCA GTCCCGAAACAGTATCCCGAAAACAACAAAGTAATACCGAACCAGGGCGTAATAGCATCTCATGGAAAGACGCATTATAAGTTTTAG